A genomic region of Anaerolineae bacterium contains the following coding sequences:
- a CDS encoding CoB--CoM heterodisulfide reductase iron-sulfur subunit A family protein: protein MSSEEPRIGVYVCHCGLNIAATVNVDEVVRYASSLPNVVVARSHRYTCSEAGQEMIRQDIRQLGLNRVVVASCSPRMHEATFQNVLASAGLNPYFFQMANIREHVSWVVKDPVQATEKAKRLVRAAVSRVSYHEPLSPRREDVTKAALVVGAGIAGIQAALTIAEAGYPVYLVEKQPSIGGHMAQLDKTFPTLDCST from the coding sequence ATGTCCAGCGAAGAGCCTAGAATCGGCGTTTACGTCTGTCACTGCGGGCTGAACATTGCGGCCACGGTGAACGTGGACGAAGTGGTGCGGTATGCCAGCAGTCTGCCCAACGTCGTGGTGGCCCGTTCGCATCGCTATACCTGCTCCGAGGCCGGCCAGGAGATGATCCGCCAGGACATCCGTCAGCTTGGGCTGAACCGCGTGGTGGTCGCCTCGTGCAGTCCGCGCATGCATGAGGCCACGTTCCAGAACGTCCTGGCATCCGCCGGCCTGAACCCGTATTTCTTCCAGATGGCCAATATCCGCGAGCATGTCTCGTGGGTCGTGAAGGACCCGGTGCAGGCCACCGAGAAAGCCAAGCGCCTGGTGCGCGCCGCCGTCTCCCGGGTGAGTTATCACGAACCGCTGTCCCCGCGTCGGGAGGATGTCACCAAGGCGGCCCTGGTGGTCGGCGCCGGCATCGCCGGCATCCAGGCGGCCCTCACCATTGCCGAGGCCGGCTATCCCGTCTACCTGGTGGAGAAACAGCCGTCCATCGGCGGGCATAT